In Rhineura floridana isolate rRhiFlo1 chromosome 4, rRhiFlo1.hap2, whole genome shotgun sequence, the sequence ggctggattagttGTAGTGTGCCCTGTGCGAAGCTGTCATTGAGGTTGgactggaaactgcagttggtgcaCAATGCAGCAGCGCCACTGCTCCCTGGGACAGGATATTGCCatcatgttaccctgctgctgaaagaatttcactggctgccagttagctaccgggctaagttcaggCTGTtgcttttggtgtataaagccctatacagcttggatacctgaaatattacctctccccttatatacccagttgatcattatgCTCTACAGGTGAGAGCCttctgcagatactatctcatcaggaagtccattccgcacaacaaaggaagtggatctttagtgttgtagcacctgccctttggaatttccttcctTAAATATTGAACAGGCACAGTCTCGATTGTCTTTCTGTTGCCtgccgaagaccttcctctttcaacaagccttttaagtggataccttatcccagtctgcatctgtattggaattattttttaagatgcttttaaatatgttttgtgtttaagatactttaaaaaacaaagttagtgttttatcactgtttgccaccctgggctccctttgggaggaagggtgggatataagtttaataagtaaataaataaaatttagaacAAAAAAAGATCTTTCATTAATGTTTCCACATAGGAGAAAGCTGCCAAGTGGAAGACGTCAGATGGGCAAATGGATGGGTTAACCACAAATGGAGTTCTTGTTATGCATCCACGCAATGGATTCACTGAAGACTCCAAGCCAGGAGTGTGGAGGGAGATATCTGTATGTGGGAACGTGTTTAGCCTCCGCGAAACAAGATCTGCTCAGCAGAGAGGGAAAATGGTGAGTCTAACAAAACTGCAAGTTTGCCAGACAGCTGTAAAAGGGTGTCACTGCAACCTAAATAAAGGGCAGAGATTTCCTCCTTTATGCAGATGTCATTGCTATGTTTGGACTAAATTGCCCCATTTTCGTGAGCATCTGATACACTACATTTAACACATTCACAGAATTAGGACCTATGTTCACTAATAGACACAAAACCttgtaagaatgtacctatagcaaacagatatttctatcaagctttaaaaagcaaggaaattgggcagatatagtgaatgaaccaggggagcaggagacctgacctcctctctgagatattatactgccctacaaatttgtcaaaatgcaaacacaatttgggttggtctttcacagtccaatccacttcctgtgtagcttgcaagaatttggtaacatgtgcccctgagtggtggcaacacctgccatctccaaagatggagaattacagttttgtatgttcgttggtgttcttcttactttacttcttttctgtgttactactgtttctacagagaatcaaaCCTAgataattatatttctctcattattcatcctagaaatctatgtcaattttttttattaatttcaaatcctttttattggtcaatgtcatatgatggtgaagacaaccttttgtgtttcaacctgggggttatgctctatttctattttgggcgcattaacagttgaatctgaaatggcagtttgatgtaaaatcagactgattacaatatgttgctacttaagcaatgactccagctgttggaaaaaaacaaacttggcctccccaagatgcaagttttcagcctgctatgcttaagttactccacttaaggcaaggtgggcatggtcaattaaaaacatagagcacacctagaattttgctagaatatatttcacctcccactgttttatcttgtggaaattgagacactcctcatgtccattggaaactattctgcagaacagtcagggccattattccacaattgtttttggagatttttttagcgttgcaaagtgttgctgtacttcacatattcacagaaacagaagaaaaagaaaatgatttactataggaaacttcactaaaattgcaaagtaaatcaaacatatttaaagtgattatctgaactatgtcaactgtcttaataatgttgcttcctcactgctaaaacaagatcagcacagcacatgtcttgtttctattctttgagctgattgcaggtgttgccaccattccccatatactcagaggcacatgttcccaaattcttcctcagccttatcattgagttcagtgctaaatttcttaaattaattaaacattagccaggattttttttttaccttttaaactgaagaggatgaaggtcagagtaaggggcaaggtcagtaataggattacaggtactctgtgaacatggctgatttttaattaatttcaacagattatgagaactctgacagaaaaaagtccaaaaggggttgggttttttctctctaatttacactttgaactctcgattctctctgactgttttttgtatcgccatgaaaatttagagggttgttaaggaagtgtttctgagttcaggactataaattttgaaAATTTCTGTTTTGAAATTTACTTAcgggaagcatcaggatggcactgggagtattttcaatttaacatagcgaaatgcgaaaaatccatgctgactatactgTATAATGAGTAAGAGTTCCCTGCATTTAGTTTCAAGAGCTGTCTAAATTAAATTAATTGTGATGCTTTTCTAGATGAAACGAAAAGTGGAGTGCAAGAAGCATTGATTGTTTGCAAGAACTCTTGAAGTATTGTCTTTCCGTCTAAGTGTTGACCCCACTCATCTCTTCTCATAGCGTTAAATTTGGAAAAAAGTTCTTTCAGTGCCTGCTATTTTGGACTTTACACAATCCTATGTACTGAAGCAGAATCCTGGAAGGGTACCTAAGAATAAGGAGGCTTGATTATCTGTCATAGTATTACCAGTGGCCGTGCCACCCTTTTAAAATTACCAGCAGAGCTCCAGAACAGTGCTTTGTGCTATGCCAGGAGCATGTGGGCAATTGTAAATGATGGTTAGACCCAGCTGCCTGGAACTGCTTGGGATGCCAGAGGGGGAAATGGAGAAAGCAGGCATCCACGGTGTGCCCTGCTGTGGTGCTGATCCTGGGGCAATGCCCAAAGATACTTGATGCTAATTCCAGATAGAAATGTTGACAGAGATGTAGCAGCAAACTAGTTTTAGCTTTTCAGTGTACAGTTTTgaagcaatttaaaaagaaaacaactgtGGGCTGTTCTGCAATGAGTTTCTAAAGGACTGTTTCATTACGCAGGTGCTTTGGGTAGTCAGTTTTAGAACAGATGCCATTTTCCTAACTCCAGTCTTCATTTCTGTGCTTACTTATAATGCCCAGTGTTTTACACTGTACATTTTAGAGTTCAAAGCCCTTTACATATATTATCTTGGTAAATTGAACTTTAACTTAGAATACAGGGCAGCATTGTGACGACAGCATTGTGACTTTTTGTTTCAGGCTGAGATACCAGCTGGTATTGATTGTTGATCATTTGAGTTGGCCATCATTGACAGAATGTTACTAGTTATCTGATGTGGCTTCAGTGTTCTGATCTCCTTTCTTTTGAGTGTGTCAGCCAGTTCTTCATTGCTCTTCATGAGACTGGGATTGGATTTAGATATAAAAAGCTAGTCATGGTTTGTGAAATCTGTATTTGTTTTCCTTTCCAGGTTGAAAATGAAACAAACCAACTCCAGGATGGTTCATTGATTGACCTCTGTGGAGCAACATTGCTGTGGCGCACTGCAGAAGGTCTTTCACGCACTCCAACCGTGAAGCACCTGGAAGCCCTAAGACAGGAAATAAATGCAGCTAGGCCTCAGTGCCCTGTGGGCTTTAACACATTAGCCTTTCCTAGTATGAAGAGGAAAGATGTTGTAGATGAAAAGCAACCCTGGGTTTACCTGAACTGTGGCCATGTCCATGGGTACCATAACTGGGGGAACAAAGAAGAAAGAGATGGGAAGGACCGGGAATGTCCAATGTGCCGATCTGTTGGCCCATATGTGCCTCTCTGGCTTGGCTGCGAAGCTGCATTCTACGTGGATGCTGGCCCTCCAACTCATGCATTCAGCCCATGTGGACATGTGTGCTCAGAAAAGACAACTGCCTATTGGTCCCAAATCCCTCTTCCCCATGGTACCCACACTTTTCATGCAGCCTGTCCATTCTGCGCGCATCAGCTTTCTGGTGAACAAGGCTACATCAGACTTATTTTCCAAGGACCTCTTGACTAACGCACATGTTAccagagaactgcatttaaaCACATAAGCTTAAAGGATTCTGATTTCAAATGAACTGTTGTCTTAAAATCAACTATATTTC encodes:
- the PELI1 gene encoding E3 ubiquitin-protein ligase pellino homolog 1 yields the protein MFSPDQENHPSKAPVKYGELIVLGYNGSLPNGDRGRRKSRFALFKRPKANGVKPSTVHIACTPQAAKAISNKDQHSISYTLSRVQTVVVEYTHDSNTDMFQIGRSTESPIDFVVTDTVPGSQSNSETQSVQSTISRFACRIICERNPPFTARIYAAGFDSSKNIFLGEKAAKWKTSDGQMDGLTTNGVLVMHPRNGFTEDSKPGVWREISVCGNVFSLRETRSAQQRGKMVENETNQLQDGSLIDLCGATLLWRTAEGLSRTPTVKHLEALRQEINAARPQCPVGFNTLAFPSMKRKDVVDEKQPWVYLNCGHVHGYHNWGNKEERDGKDRECPMCRSVGPYVPLWLGCEAAFYVDAGPPTHAFSPCGHVCSEKTTAYWSQIPLPHGTHTFHAACPFCAHQLSGEQGYIRLIFQGPLD